The genomic region CAGGTCATTTTTCTTCGGAGCCGCAATGTCAACATGCCGATAGAAGTCGGACTTGGTCCGCCGATCTTCCGCCTCAGCACGGGTATGATCTCGCTTTGCGTCATTGGCAACGCGCTGAAACGAGGTCCGCAGCTTTTCGAGTTGATCGAGACGCAGAAGCTCCTGGACGTATTGGGACCGCTTCCCTGCCGGGACGAGGATGTATTTGATGATCTCGCGACGGGACAGCGCAAACTCGGGATGGGTTTCGAGCTGGGCGAGGACGGCCTTAGTGTCGGCGTCATTCGGCTTCAACGTCGCGATGCTTGCGTTCTTGACGCTCCGTTCGATTGTGATGGTTTTCTTCAGTGCAGGCGCATAGACCTTGAGGCGGACCAATGCGTTCTCGGGCTTCTTGCTCGAGTCCACATGCGGCGCGTGCGCCTTGACACTCAGCTCAGCCGTGCCCGCGCCGCCAAGCCGCGTGATGTTTCCGGTGAGGGCAAACTCGATTGCGTCCACGATACCGCTCTTACCGGTGCCGTTCGGACCCGCGATGCCGAGGCTCCTTCGCCCGAGCGAACGCTTCAGATGCCGGATGCCACGGAACTCGACAATTTCGATTTCTTCAATCTGGATCATCGGTCTGCTCCGCAGGGGTGAAGATCGCCTCCCGCAGGCTTTCTGCGTCCAGCTTGTGATCCGCCAAAGCCTGTCGCAGCGCGGAGAGCGATGCTGGCGGAAGGGTCTTGTGGTCCTCGAGCCTTTGCAGGAAAGCGTCGATCACGGACGAGACCGTGGATGAAAAAGGCGGATCACTCGGAGCAGCCATCTTTGTCCTTACCGTCCGCCATCGCGTCACGGCGTATGCCGTTCATCGCTCGCCGACGCGATGCGCGCAATCTGAGGGTGCGCCACGGAAAATCGAGGGCCCAGCTTGCAGCGGGTGAATATACCTGCTGTATAAATGAAGGCGTTTGCGCCGGCTAGATGGAGCGCGCCGAATCCTATCGCGGATGTTGGTATGCAAGGACTCGATTGCGGCTCGACGCGGAGCTCCTGGAGGCGCGAAGCACCGCCGCCGCACGACATCTAATCCTTGCGAGAGTCCCTAGCCTGGCCAAGGAGGCCGTTTTACGTCACCCAAGTCGACCCACGAGACGAATGCGATCTCAAGGGGAACGCAAGTATTTGATTTATAGAGAAACTTGGTGGGCGCACCAGGGCTCGAACCTGGGACCCGCTGATTAAGAGTTATCTGTGCGCTAAGCATTATCAATGACTTGCTGGTCCCACGCCGTGTTTTTTCAGGCCGGAAATCAAGGTCTGTCGCACGTTCACGATACCTCATTGAGCTGCATATCGTGGGAGTGGCTGAAGGCCAAAGAGCATAGCGTCGGTTGGGCGTGGCGACCTCAGCCCGCTGGCTGGGACAAGCCGAGCGAATCGCGCAAGGTCGAGCCGTGGTACTCGGTGCGGAACAGCCCTCGATGTTGCAGCTCCGGCACAAGGCCGTGGACCAGCTGCTCGTGCAGTGCAGCAGAGTTCATTAGTTCACATTCGTGAATCCCAAGATTGAAAGACTTACGGTAGGATCTGGCTTTCCGAGGGGCGTACCATGTTTGAACAAGCGACAACCGCTCTATTGCGAGCGGTACTCGACGAGGTCTGCGAAGAGCTACCAAGTTCCGAGACCGGCGCTCGCACTCACGTGGCCTGCAAGATCCTCGAGGCCGCAAAGACCGGCGAGAGGACACCGGACCAGCTACGGCAGATCGGCCGGAAAGCCCTGACACAAGCGCCGACGATGTGGCGTTGATCGGGCAAGGTGCGGAGTGAATTTCCAAGTCACGGTCTTGAAGATCCTGGTGAGTTACCCCGAGGGATTCGCCGTGATGGCGGACCTCAAGCGCGACATGGCCATCCTCGCCACCAGCGGCCCGGACTGGGCCGAGCGCACCAAGCGGCTGGCCGCGCGCGCCCGGGCTCGACATTTTTCGGACCGCCTCGTCGAGCGTCAAAACGGCGGCTGGAGAATTACTGTGAACGGACGAGCCGTGCTCGAATCCATGGAGGCGCGCCGGACCGAACACGAAACAGTCGAGAAAGTAAGGGTCGAAACGGCAGGGTCGCGGGTGCGATCGTTGCCGCAGCCGATGGAGCGAGCGAAGCGCCGACGCGAACGGCTGCAGCGTCGCCGCGAAGCCCGCGAACGCGCCCGAGCGCATGCATCTTAAGCGGAAACGGCCTGTCCGAGCGCCGCCACTCACTGACCAAAGAGTAGATAGCTCTGGTCGATGCCGCGGCGATCCCGCGTGTCGTCGGTCCAACCGACAGCTCGGCGATAGCTGCCCATCACCGCCGTTCGCTTGAGCCCCGTGAGATCGACGGGCTGCTTCTCATCGGCGAAGGGGGAGACCCAAAGCGCATCCTCGGGACAATAAAGCTCGCAAAGGAAGCAGGTCTGGCAGTCGTCCTGACGGGCAATGACCGGAATTCCATCCGTCTTATCGAAGACGTTGGTCGGGCACACATTGACACAGATGTCACACGATGTGCACCGCTCAGCATCGATGACCTCGATCATTCCGCGGCCTCCGCATAGACAGCTTCAGCGTGTGGCCGAACCGAGGTCCAGACATCGTTGAGACCGCCTGTCGTCACGTAATGACGCTGCTGGATATCCTGGTCAGGAAAATCGTCGCGGCGGTGCATACCGCGAGTTTCCTGACGCGCCAGCGCGCTGCGGTACATCCACCTAGCCGTCGCCAGCATGGCCGCGCTTTCGCGAGCCCGCAACACATCGGCTCCGTTCGCCGCGTCCGCGTCCGAGACGCCGATCCATGCCGCGTCAAGACGCGCCAGTGCTCCATCCAAGCGTGCCCCATCGCGAAAGTAGTTCAGTTCATACGGAAAGACCTCGTCCTGAACCGCTCTTGCGAGCGCCGCGGGTTCGAACGGGCGCAGCGACCGGTTACGAAGAGCGACCGTGCCCGCAGATGACAGTTTTCGCCTGACGGTCGTACCAAGCTGCTTGGCGTAGTCGGCGGCGCCCTGCCCCGCCCAGCTTCCCGATGACATAGCCCAAGCCGCATTGTGGCTGCCGCCGCCGGTGAAACCGCCGCAGATCAACTCGCGCGTCGCGGCATCGCCGGCCGCATAGAGGCCCGGTACACTGGTCGCACAACTGTCGTCAACGATGCGGAGCCCGCCGGTGCCGCGGACGGTGCCCTCGTGCCTGAGCGTGACCGGAAAGCGAACGCTAAACGGGTCGACCCCGGTGCGATCGAACGGCAGGAAGAAGTTCGGCTGTGACGCACGCATCTGGCGCTGCACGTCATGATCAGCCTTGTCGAGCCGCGCATAGACCGCGCCCTCGAGCAACGCTCGGGCAATAGCCGAGCGCCCACCCTTCGAGGCCGCGCCGGGGACAACGCTGCCATCTTCATAGGTAAAGGTTGCCCAACCGTAGAACAGGGTCTTGGTTACCGAACCGAAGGCCGGGGAAATTGCATATGGATTAGAGAACTCCATGCTGCTGAATTCAGCGCCAGTTTCCGCAGCCATAAGATATCCATCGCCGGTCAGAACATTCGATCCGAGGGTTTTGCTCAGGAACGCGCAGCCGCCTGTTGCAATCACGACCGCCTTGGCCCGCACCGTCCAGCGATCATGCTTCTGCCGGCGCAGGCCGCTGGCACCAGCAACGGCGCCATTGTCGTCCACGAGCAGTTCGAGCGCAGGACTATGATCTAGAATGGTGACGCCAGCCTGCTTGGTCCTCTTGCGCATCAGGCGCATATATTCTGGACCCTGCAGCGAGGTGCGCTGCGACTTACCCTCGTTATTGCTGGGATAAGGATAGCCCCAATCGGCGAGCCGGTTGCTCTGCTGGTAGGTCTGATCGAGGACGCGTGCCATCCAACGGCGGTCTTGGAGCTGCCCGCCCAGCTTCTCGCGCTTGGCCATCGCCACCTCGCGAAACGCAGGATCCGGGTCGACGTACCACACGCCTGTGCCGGCAGCAGCTGTAGCCCCGGACGTGCCACAAAAACCCTTGTCTGCCAGCACAACGCGCGCCCCGCGTTCCGCCGCACTCACCGCGGCCCAAGTGCCCGCAGGTCCGCCGCCGAGGACCAGCACGTCGGCATCGAACTCAACCGACTCCGGCGGGGCGGACACGCGCTCGGCACGATGGCGTTGGCTTGTCATCGTACACTCCTTTAAGCGGAACAATCTCAATCGTGCGCTGCGTCGGCTAGATCATCACATGTGGAGCTGACGGATTACGCCGTCACTGGCGCCTTCCAGCGCATGAAGCGCCGCTCCAGCGCTTCGAGAACGGCATTGGACGCCAGCCCGATGACGGTGATCCCGAGAATGCCGAAATACATCTGCGGGATCAGGAAGCTGTATTGGCTATTGATGATGAGATAGCCGAGGCCGGCCTTCGCGCCGACCATTTCGGACGCCACCAGCACCAGCATGGCCGACGCGCTGGCGAGGCGTATCCCGACAAAGATGGTGGGAAGCGCTGCCGGCAGGATCACCTTGCGGAACAGCTGCTGCGGAGTCGCCCCCATGGTCCGCGCCGACTTGATCAGCAACGGATCGACCTGCTTCACCGCGGCAACGGTGTTGAGCAGCAGCGGCCACGCGCAGCTATAGACCACCATCGTGATCTTCGACGTTTCGCCGATGCCGAGCAGCAGGATGAAGACCGGCAGCAGCGCGAGCGGCGCGGTATTCCGGCAGATCTCGATGAACTGATTGACGAGATCACCGAGCCGGGCATACCAACCGACGGCCACGCCGAGCGGGACGATCAACGCGACCGAAATTAGAAATCCGCTCAGGGCGCGCAACAGGCTGGCGGAGACGTCATCGTAGAGCTCGCCGGTTTGCGCAAGCTGCCAGCCCGCAGCGATAACCTCCGAGAAGGGGGGCAGGAACACGGCATCGATCAGCCCGATTCTCGGAGCTGCCTCCCAGACCGCCAGCAGGGCAATCAACAGCAACGAGCGGTGCCCGAAGGCAGCCAGCCCGCGGGCCGCGGCGCGGATCCGGTCCGCCACGGGCGATGCCGGTCTTTCCATGCTGGTGAGCGGCTCTCGGCGCCCATGGGCAACCTCCAGCAATGTCAACATTTCGAGACTAGACATGGGCAACCTCTTTCACTTTGCGGGCGGCGGCACGCTGCGTGTCAATGGCGCTGGCCAATTGTCCCTGCTGTGCTTTCAACACTTCCTCGCGCAAAAGACTCCAGACGTCGTGACGCACGCGGCCGAACTCGGATAGCGAGCGTACGTCGCCATCTTCACTGCGCAGCACATCTGGAATGTCGAATACCTGCTTGATCCGGCCCGGGCGCGACGTCATCATGGCCACCCGCTGGCCGAGCACGATCGCCTCGTCGATGCCATGGGTGATGAAGACGATGGTTTTTCCGGTGGCACGCCAGATCCGGAGCAATTCTCCTTGCAGCGTCTCGCGGGTCTGAGCATCGAGTGCGGCGAACGGCTCGTCCATCAGCAGCACCTCCGGATCGTAGGCGAGACTCCGCGCGATCGCGACGCGCTGCTTCATGCCACCGGAGAGCTCGTGCGGGTAGCGGTCGGCAAAGCCGGACAGGCCGACCAGGTCAAGGAAATGCCGGGCGATGTCGCGGCGCTGCTTGGGCTTGAGCCCTGCGATATCGAGCCCGAACTCGACATTCTCAATGGCGGAACGCCAAGGAAACAGCGCATACTGCTGGAACACGATTCCGCGGTCGCGACCTGGTCCGGCAATCGGCCGCCCATCGAGCAGAATCCGGCCGCTACTGGGCAGCGTGAGACCGCCCAGCAGATCGAGCAAGGTGGACTTTCCGCAGCCGCTGGGGCCGACAAGAGCCAGGAACTCGCCGGAGCGAACATCGAGCGTGATGTCCTCAAGCGCGGCAAAGTGCTTTCTTT from Bradyrhizobium lupini harbors:
- a CDS encoding ferredoxin family protein encodes the protein MIEVIDAERCTSCDICVNVCPTNVFDKTDGIPVIARQDDCQTCFLCELYCPEDALWVSPFADEKQPVDLTGLKRTAVMGSYRRAVGWTDDTRDRRGIDQSYLLFGQ
- a CDS encoding FAD-dependent oxidoreductase; the protein is MTSQRHRAERVSAPPESVEFDADVLVLGGGPAGTWAAVSAAERGARVVLADKGFCGTSGATAAAGTGVWYVDPDPAFREVAMAKREKLGGQLQDRRWMARVLDQTYQQSNRLADWGYPYPSNNEGKSQRTSLQGPEYMRLMRKRTKQAGVTILDHSPALELLVDDNGAVAGASGLRRQKHDRWTVRAKAVVIATGGCAFLSKTLGSNVLTGDGYLMAAETGAEFSSMEFSNPYAISPAFGSVTKTLFYGWATFTYEDGSVVPGAASKGGRSAIARALLEGAVYARLDKADHDVQRQMRASQPNFFLPFDRTGVDPFSVRFPVTLRHEGTVRGTGGLRIVDDSCATSVPGLYAAGDAATRELICGGFTGGGSHNAAWAMSSGSWAGQGAADYAKQLGTTVRRKLSSAGTVALRNRSLRPFEPAALARAVQDEVFPYELNYFRDGARLDGALARLDAAWIGVSDADAANGADVLRARESAAMLATARWMYRSALARQETRGMHRRDDFPDQDIQQRHYVTTGGLNDVWTSVRPHAEAVYAEAAE
- a CDS encoding ABC transporter permease, with protein sequence MSSLEMLTLLEVAHGRREPLTSMERPASPVADRIRAAARGLAAFGHRSLLLIALLAVWEAAPRIGLIDAVFLPPFSEVIAAGWQLAQTGELYDDVSASLLRALSGFLISVALIVPLGVAVGWYARLGDLVNQFIEICRNTAPLALLPVFILLLGIGETSKITMVVYSCAWPLLLNTVAAVKQVDPLLIKSARTMGATPQQLFRKVILPAALPTIFVGIRLASASAMLVLVASEMVGAKAGLGYLIINSQYSFLIPQMYFGILGITVIGLASNAVLEALERRFMRWKAPVTA
- a CDS encoding ABC transporter ATP-binding protein, yielding MTSVKIRIEQVRKEFFLRGEGGEQRKHFAALEDITLDVRSGEFLALVGPSGCGKSTLLDLLGGLTLPSSGRILLDGRPIAGPGRDRGIVFQQYALFPWRSAIENVEFGLDIAGLKPKQRRDIARHFLDLVGLSGFADRYPHELSGGMKQRVAIARSLAYDPEVLLMDEPFAALDAQTRETLQGELLRIWRATGKTIVFITHGIDEAIVLGQRVAMMTSRPGRIKQVFDIPDVLRSEDGDVRSLSEFGRVRHDVWSLLREEVLKAQQGQLASAIDTQRAAARKVKEVAHV